Within Acidimicrobiia bacterium, the genomic segment AGACCCGCCCGCGAACTTCGCGCGGCTCGCCCCCATGATCGCCGGCGCGGCAGCCGACGGCGCGCGCCTCGTGGTGCTCACCGAGATGTACGCGACGGGTTTCTCGATGGACACCGATCGGATCGCGGAGCCGCTCGACGGCCCGAGCGCGCGCTTCCTCGTCGAACAAGCACGCGAGCACCGCGTGTGGACCTGCGGTTCGGTCCCCGAGCGGGCCAACGACAGCGAGCGGCCGTCGAACTGCCTCGTGCTCGCGGGGCCCGACGGCACGGTCCACCGCTACAGCAAGCTCCACCCGTTCACGTACTCGGGTGAGCACGAGCGGTACGACGCGGGCGAGGGCCTCCTGACCGTCACGGTCGAGGGCGTGAATCTGAGCCTCTTCGTGTGTTACGACCTCCGCTTCGCCGACGGCTTCTGGCCGCTCGCGCCGCACACCGACTGCTACGTAGTGGTCGCGAACTGGCCCGAGAAGCGCCGCGACCACTGGCGCACGCTGCTCCGCGCCCGTGCGATCGAGAACCTGGCATACGTCGTCGGCGTCAACCGCGTGGGGAGCGGGGGAGGGATCGACTACGTCGGTGACAGCGCGATCATCGGGCCGTTCGGGGAGGAGCTGGCCGACGGCGGGGGCGCGGGCGAGACTGTGCTCGTCGCCGAGGTGGATCCGGCCGTGGTGCGGAAAACCCGCGAGCGCTTTCCATTTCTCGGCGATCGCCGAACGTGAGGTGGCCATGGACGTCGAACAGAACAAGGCTCTGGTGCTCGAGTTCTACCGGCTGATGAACGCGCGGCAATACGAGGAGATGTGGAAGCTCTTCGCATCCGACGCGAAGTGGGGCGGCGGCCG encodes:
- a CDS encoding carbon-nitrogen family hydrolase, which translates into the protein MRVAAVQHDIAWEDPPANFARLAPMIAGAAADGARLVVLTEMYATGFSMDTDRIAEPLDGPSARFLVEQAREHRVWTCGSVPERANDSERPSNCLVLAGPDGTVHRYSKLHPFTYSGEHERYDAGEGLLTVTVEGVNLSLFVCYDLRFADGFWPLAPHTDCYVVVANWPEKRRDHWRTLLRARAIENLAYVVGVNRVGSGGGIDYVGDSAIIGPFGEELADGGGAGETVLVAEVDPAVVRKTRERFPFLGDRRT